In Apium graveolens cultivar Ventura chromosome 10, ASM990537v1, whole genome shotgun sequence, the following are encoded in one genomic region:
- the LOC141692628 gene encoding uncharacterized protein LOC141692628: protein MAALSLNSLVCFTSSLANYHNTSRIDIGASAQNVTHLVCHPRVVGLRIKLKRLEPFVLFASGDNIAVETSDKGSRNAEASLSDNQPSTENLPSSNTSEDSQSLDSQSQASKDSNGSAVTSEQKEGNSPANLRSTPIRSSRLTAREKLRAARVLGRKPEPKKAPKLQLGSQVLETLRESDKGKRRPGLPEAPTNMLDDSKRGMPKKGLTFELPGGNEVFFIILSVVLISTVMFTTTYVVWKVGAIHFNEN from the coding sequence GCTAATTACCATAACACATCAAGAATTGATATTGGAGCTTCTGCACAAAATGTCACTCATTTGGTTTGTCATCCTCGGGTAGTTGGATTACGAATAAAATTAAAAAGACTGGAGCCGTTTGTTTTATTTGCTAGTGGTGATAATATTGCTGTCGAAACCAGTGATAAGGGTTCTAGAAATGCTGAAGCATCACTTTCAGATAATCAGCCCTCAACAGAAAATCTGCCATCCTCGAATACCTCAGAAGACAGTCAGTCGTTGGATAGTCAGTCCCAGGCCTCTAAGGATTCTAATGGATCAGCTGTTACTTCTGAGCAGAAAGAGGGAAACTCTCCTGCTAACCTAAGATCTACACCAATAAGATCATCACGATTAACTGCAAGAGAGAAACTAAGGGCGGCCCGAGTTCTAGGTCGTAAACCAGAACCCAAGAAAGCACCTAAGCTACAACTCGGAAGCCAAGTACTCGAGACTTTGAGAGAGAGTGATAAAGGGAAACGAAGGCCTGGGCTTCCGGAAGCACCAACAAACATGCTGGATGACAGTAAACGGGGGATGCCAAAAAAGGGTCTCACATTTGAGTTACCAGGAGGAAATGAAGTGTTTTTCATCATACTTTCTGTTGTTTTAATCAGCACGGTGATGTTTACAACAACATACGTAGTGTGGAAAGTTGGTGCTATTCACTTCAACGAGAACTGA